A single region of the Populus nigra chromosome 2, ddPopNigr1.1, whole genome shotgun sequence genome encodes:
- the LOC133681784 gene encoding HVA22-like protein f — protein sequence MGLLGAVFSIVNALVLPILGPGTMLLYPAYASIQAMERPSHRDSKQWLSYWILYSFISLFEITFLVFLQWFPLWGLIKLLVHLWLVLPVFNGATFVYENYMRDYRKLNGLLNDLRKMIPGEGF from the exons ATGGGTCTTCTTGGAGCAGTTTTTTCAATTGTGAATGCACTAGTTCTACCAATACTAGG GCCTGGAACAATGCTTCTTTATCCAGC CTATGCATCAATTCAAGCAATGGAAAGGCCTTCACATCGAGACAGCAAGCAGTGGTTATCATATTGGATTCTATATTCATTTATATCCCTCTTCGAGATAACATTTCTGGTATTTCTTCAATG gtTTCCATTGTGGGGACTGATCAAGCTTCTGGTTCATTTGTGGTTAGTGCTGCCTGTTTTCAATGGGGCAACTTTTGTTTATGAGAATTACATGCGGGACTACAGAAAGCTTAATGGCTTATTAAACGACTTGAGAAAAATGATCCCTGGTGaaggattttaa